cgtctccataagagtgaaatattctcgagcgggacgttaaacactgtacaatcaatcaatcaaattatgtTGATTTTATTATCTGAAATTATGTTAATGACGTCACTAAATTTCATTTCCCATCAAGATTTGAACATTACTCGACTCTCAGAGAGTGAAAGTGAAACTTGTAATGTTTGCAAATCAGACTTGGAAGAGTACAAATCTGATCCGTATTCATCAAACCTCTCGTAATGACAGTTAGAACGGCTGAGGAAGAACAAAGACACCAGAAAAACCTCttacaattaaaaatatatatgtatatattttattgcgagaaaaaaatattgcactCTGTAAATAATTCAAGTTTGGAATTCTTTAgtaaaaaaaaaggaaagacATATGAATTAGGCATAATGACAATCACAATGAGTTCGTCGACACAGAGGCGAGCCGCTTCGACATAGGTTATTACACCAGTGGTCTCCGGCCCAGCGCCTTCTTGGACCCGTATAACGGCACATCAAGGTCCTGGGACAGCCACATGACCTGGAACATACCCTGCTCGGACACTTCCCTGCACGACAAGTGTTATCACACAATATGTCGTATTGTTGTTTCTGACGCTTTGTAAAACTGCTAGAGTTTCGGAAACGGAAGCAGTACTTCTTACATGTTCGTGATATTTTGGCTATAACTACTGGAGCTATCGTAGTTGTTGTGCTTGATAAAGACTGTGTCTGTAAACGAATAGGAACACGTACACGGATCACTTTTGGTCCAGATTCATTAACATTCGTTTGTCTGTTATTCCacctgtgtgtgtgtttgttatcTACACTTCTGGTACTTGGAAGAGGCGTTGTTTTGATCAGAGTGGTATGTGGTATCGCAGTACTATGCTCTTTGGGTGGGAAATTTGAGGATCTCTGATTTGCTGATTGTGTTGTTCGGGGATCGGGTGTGGTTCGTGTATTCTGTCTTGTAGTCGGACTGTATTCTTCTGCTTCAGGCAAAGGTTCATCTGGCTCAGGAGTTACTGTTTCCTTGGGTCTTGGATGAGGAGTTGACACGATACGCGAGCTGTGTTGAACAATTGTGTCCGATGTTGGTTTTTGTTGAGTCGGTTCAGGTAGTGCCAGTTCGGGTGTACCTGTAGGTTCTTCGTGCGGTTCAGGTACTGGGTTCGGTTGCTCAGGCTGTTCGGGTTTAGGTTCAACATTTACTTCTGTCATTGGATCATGTGGCTGATTAGGGAAAGTGCGTTCTGGTTCAACAGTTTCTGGTAACGCTGATTCAGTGATTGATAAGTTCTCTTGATGTTGCTGTGGTTCAGGTGTCTTGGCCGGTGTTGGAAAAATATCGAGGTGAGACTGTATCACGCCTGGCATTGACGAGGATTTCCCATTAGTGCGTTTATCAAGTTTGGAATCTAAATTAACAGGAAAATCTGATTCTGATTGGACTCTGGATACCACCTCTCGATGTCTGACTTTTCTGAGTTTTGCTGTGTTTTGTAAGTGATGTGTAGATTCTTGATCTACTTTCCCTGATGTCTTGCCTGCCTTTCGAAAATTTTCCATTGGCTCTGGTTTCGATATACCACGTCCAGAGGTTGGGTCCGATTCAACCAGAGGCGGGTTATTAGTTTTCGTGTCTGCTGAAGCTGCTGAATCGTGATGACCATTAAGATATTTGGAGTCTGCCACATATGGAGCATTTTCGGTCGTGGTTTTGTAGGAATATGGTTCTGTAAGAATAGTTGCATAATGTGGGATTATAATGTATTTATCTCAAATATTTCTAGgaaattgtacaaaaatatttcagtagGCATGTCAGGTAACAAAATTTCGCCTACCTTCCATTTCATCTACACAGGAAAAGAAAGATTTGAGAGGAGAAATAAAAGACTCCATGTATTGCTGGATGAAGGTCACTGCACTGGTTCCGCAGCCAGTGCTCGTGGACTTGACGACACATTTCAGTGTATCGTTTGCCCTTCTGAAATTGATAAAGGAGAGATCTCAACAGTCATATTCACTATCTCCGTAGATACTAGTACTGCATTATTGGTGTGAATGTTATATTAAAATCACACCCATCAAATTGTAATGAAACATTTCTCTCACTGAATAATATATACTATCTTTTAAAGTAAATTCTTGTGATTTCAATGTAGATTTGTTCTGAGTTGACTTACATGCAGAGCTCGTCTGCTCTGGATGCTAGATCGGGCAAAATAGTGGCTGGATTGGAGAATATATCTCTGATAACAGTTATAATTTTGCCGCCACAGCTGATTGAATGGTTCTGCAAATTGTGTGAAACCAAGCATCTAAAGTTGTCGATGAAACctgtaattaaaaatataatacactattttttCGCAAACGAATTGCATACATATGACGTCATTTATTGCTTTGACTGAATGTAAGTCATTTTTGCCTAAAACTATAACTTGCATAGATGAATCTGGAATGTCTCTTTTCGAATTAATTATGGTTTAATTTGCGGTTGATGTAGATTGTCGGGAATGTTCAgatgattgtttttgttttaaatttgtagCCGTGATTTTCAAACAGCGGTATGTTAAATTGCGCTTTATGTATTTCCTGTGGTTCTTAAGTAGGATTACACTCGATGACTACGTCACCAATCAACATCCACCACGTGTTTGAGGTTTTGTATACGTGCTGTAGATTTGAGGTATATGTGCCTGCACGAAACCCTACCTTGTTTGCCGCTCCTACACATGAATCGTCCAGAGGACAAAGTGGTTTCGTAAATTAGACGATACTGTGGTGCACATCCCAGAAGTTTGTCCCCGACACATTCATAGAGATCTTCGAGTTTCCTGCAGAAAACTCCATAAattaaatcaatcaaaaaaAGGAAGAACGATTATATAAGGAACCATGAAAAAACAATTTTCTAATCCAAAATGACTTAATACCGATACATATTTATCTCTTGAAAAAACTCGCATTTACTTTACACATTGTCTTTGCGAAATAAGTTCATACCGTATATGTACTAATAAACACATCAAATACACAGGATTACTTACAGACATGTATCGCTAACAAGATCTGTTATATTTCCCTGGAAATCTTCTGTGTTGGAGGAAAATTTGAATTTGGATACCGATGAATAAGTCGCCACACACTGGAGGGAACCAGCCAAGTCGCACTGTAGTCCTCTAACTCCGAGGATACCTACATGTAGATAGAACAGTTTAaagatttgaaaacaaactTCCATGATACCCAGACAGAACAAtttaaaaatctgaaaatgATTCTTTCAGGTACAAATACATAAagaatgttttcattttgtacGCATATACTTATATACATTTCTTATCAAGCAATTATTGTGTTGTACATGCACAGTTGTACACGTAATCAAGAAATcatcaaatgtttatatttataaccTTTTCATAATACGTAACGAACATTTCTTTGGGGAAAAACGTTTGTAAAAATAAGTGAGCATAAATACTATGAAtttgtgttgattaaatatttttcaaacttgtgTTTCTCTGTATTTCTGTATTCCaatgtaatattttaagaatAGTAACTTACCGCTACCAATCAAGACTAATGATAAAAGCCTTATATCTCCCATTCTTGTGTGATTatgattgaaaatttcataattcataatTCTTTATATAATACCTACTATCACGCGTCATTTGTCAGCTGTTTAAATGCCATTCCACACGACACCtacatttcaaatgtttaattattttctaGCACGTGACGTTAATTACGACATCCCGCTTGTCGTGTTTCAGTGACGATGTAGTCAGATAAACAAAGACAagaatacatttacatatattatattcaaaattatatatctAATTGAAAATGCGATCAATTGATCGAATGTGTACgtattgttgttttgtttttattttctaatacCTTTGAGTAACCTGTGTTTATGCcatttttgcatatatttcaGCTCATTATAATATTGCAATCCTTTCtttgatttaattatcaaaagcGGGGAGGGGATATTTAGACAGGtatcaatatatcaaaatgtttagataacaaaagaaaaagatctcctcccaggcacctgatcccacccatggtatatccaagggtccgtgtttgcccaagtcttcattttctattctttataggagttatgagattgatcactgttcgctatcttcaccttttatatgaATTTGAAATAGATGGACGTAGTGTGAGACCAACTTCTTGATATAAAGCCTATTTTTGTTAATTTCCATGTCATCATATTGAGAAAAATTGTGATTGTTTCGAGGTATCAACCTGTATTTCACTTCAAACTATGCGTAACTAAAGGTATGTCAAGCAAGGAAAAAAATTATCAGCAACAAAATGAAAgtacatatataatacaatataattccaatatcatttaatattacaattgttttgattggacaaaaataaaactgaacaagagtttacacatcaataaatccgaaaacgcgatgtattcattcacgcctgaaaacaaataacatagtacAGGGAatctattcaaatttttgcaattgttaataaagtgaacgaattggaattataagaatcaaacattctttttgaagaatttatcgatgtgtaaactccggacattttactcacaaacttaacataaaagtgcttcgcacttttattcagtttgtgagtaaaatgtccggagtttacacatcgataaattcttcaaaaagaatgtttaatcctataatatagTACATAATATTGGGGAAAACGCTGcaaatttacacaaaatttgTACAACACACTTAAGagataaattattcatgaaaggtATTCTGGCATGAAacgttgctgttcataccctcgtgtatttttaagcatgaaatttgatttttgtatatacattttacttccctttctgtcagaattcccagatgataaaataaaagtacattGCTCACATCTATGAGAAAATGACTATTATTTTAATTGATAAAGATATCGAAGATAAAAACATTGGGGTTGTAAATATATCAGTATTTTAAGATGTTTTCCATGTAAgtactatatatcaagtttggtcccgccctggtGTCAGCACCTCCATACCGGGGATCAAGACAATTTCTCACGCCTCCTAGCCGATATTCGAATCTCGATCCCGATGTCgcatcaaaccttagacgtTTGACATATAGAATGGATGTTCCTTCATCAAGCACTTGTGTGgaagtcacgggtcttttggtTACATATGATATGTATGATCTTAAAAACGATGGTCTCGTGAGAGCGTGTCACTGTAGACATTGAACCCTCACAGCCGTCAGCGCCATATATAGATCAAAATTTGAGTCACTCCACCTAAAGATGGTGTACTCTGAAAATCAGATTTCCTCAATTAGTTGGTCAAAACAGACATTTAATTCTACTGATATTACTgatcccgtagggatccgggttagaatagaccCTCAGTACCTTTTGCTTGTCgtcagaggcgactaaatggagagATCCTTCGTCCCCTGTCATTGTCgtcagaggcgactaaatggagagATCCTTCGTCCCCTGTCATAGCACGTTGTGATACGATATTTAAAAACCACTCCCCGCTCAGAGGCCGTAACCACCGAGCACagacctaaattttacagccctgcaccggcaatggtgacgtctctatatgagtgaaagattctcgagagggatgttaaacaatattcaatcaatcaatctgataTCACTGCATTATATGGAAATGGGGACAATGGAGCAATGACAATAATGCACCATGTTAactcttaggtttgacgcggtcatggcacgagcgggactcGGAACTCATGACCTTCCGGTTACGAAGCAATGTGAAGGGGTAAATCACAAGAGTATCAACCATGGGTTTCGTGTTGTCCAAATGAACCATAGAACCCCGATCTACAGTCTGTCCACGCCTGCCTGCAGAATTGAACGATTTATCAAGCAGTCAGTTTTGCTTGCTAGATGTTCATGAGCATGGAGAACATTTTAGAACATTCAATGCCTTTTCAGCGAGAACCCGTAACCCAGGTGGTGAGATCTAAGGGTCcttttacaaattttgaataATGTAATTGTTTGCTAGTGTTCGTTTGATCAAGGCaaagggctcatggcgggtgtgaccggttgacaggtgatgctttctcctcctcggcacctgatatgtccaggggtccatgtttgcccaactctttatctTGTtttccttatgggagttatgagattgatcactgtttgttatgttcacatttcatgtacatgtatataagttctttattataccccccgcaaacgaagtttggggggtatactggaatcactttgtccgtccgtccgtttgtccgtagacgcaatttgtccgaaatttatttctaataccgctgacatatttcattcaaactttatgcacatcttctatttattatgtagttgtgcatctcctattttcattgaaatattttaacagttatagaagttacgcacattttcttttcattttgggggttgcgcactttgtccagagtttaattctaataccgttgaacagatttgattcaaactttattctcatcttatatatataatgtagttgtgcatcttctattttcattgaaatattttaacagttatggaagttacggacattttcgGGTTTGGCATCCACATACTGTATCTGCAATCTTGTGACTTCTCGGTAAAACATAAAGTGGCTCATGTGTGTTGAATACTTATTTGTCAGATAGTATTTATAATCTCAACTATCCCTGGCAATGGGATTCATAGTAAACTGCCTTTATTGCAGCTACTTAGAGTTGTTATACCAGTGGAAAAGATTACAATAATACCAATACTTgagctaatgtcatttatttacttacaaaatcaatgacaaagtaaagttggcataacataatgatctttaacaaagtgaatataaactaaagactagaagagttgaccagggatttgcaatcatacagcctaaaatgtgccaaatagtattcattgtttatattaagcatatttttaatatttcatgtactgctgtactgtaggatatacacttctgcattcacattgattgccctgtagataatgtgaaaatatccaatgtgcttgcattaaatatttcccatcatcttatatgccccgcggggggtataagtcccattaggacagttctagtgtATGTCTGCGGACTTGAGGAAAGGTATTATCATATTACATTATAATATATTGATCATCTGTATTTATATTTGAAGAGAACTAGATGTGTACTGTCACTACTGGGATCCGATGCCAAGCATACATGAacgtttatattacaaaatctaaATTTCCAATGTTTCCAATACATCTATTTCAAAAGCTGGGGATTCAGACAGAAAGAATgtagaatgtaaaaaaaaaatactttcctttttgaaaatacatcagGGTACGAAAAATACTttcctttttgaaaatacatgagggtatgaactacAATGCTTCATGCTAGAATACTTAACGCGCTTAATAAAGTCTGCCGGCATGAAGCGTCACAGTTTATACCTTCACATATTTCCTAAAAACCGAATTTTCTTTCTTAATATTAACAAGGGATCCTTTAAAAGTGAAGTATCAAAAGGGACaacaaataataaacaataaaatacttTAGCAAGCTATATCAATCTCAGAGAAATTCATGGCGTAATAAGATCTacttaatttcataattcaattgaaaataaatgttttgatatcataaaCTTAAACTTTCTAAATGAAAGAGAGAATAGATAGAAAGACTTTTCAAAAAAGTATATTTACGCCACatcaatttcaaagaaatgctgaaaaatacatgtacatgtatataactatgCGAGgtgattttcataaataacataGAAATAGATGAATTCTAagttattttgatatcatgttCGTTAAATGAgatcaaatttcataaattcaaaacatttcaatacTTGTTCCAAATTAAAAGAAAGACATTTTGCAGTATATGTACTATGACATTATCAGGATTAAGTCCGATTCCGAACTTTcttaaaatcatttcatttgaatatgaACGCTATGCCAAAAAGTTGTGATCGACTCAGCAACACAAAAACAAAGTATTTCTATGAAAGAGTTGTTACATATGTAGCTATCGATTAACATTCGAAATCTGATAATTACACAGATTTTAGGAATTGGCACACTTTTCGAACAAGACGGTTAACATTGGTATAGTGACTGTTCTTTTGCTTAGAAAATGAAAGTTACAGGTCTTTTGGATCTGTCATTATAATGTTGGTCCCATGCCACGATAGATATGAATACTACGGCTTTGAGCGCTAtgtataggtcaaaatttgtacgaattcacctacagttggtgaTGTCTCCAAATGAGTGGGAAATTCTCAAATGGGACGTAAAAGAAAAAGCAAACAAAAGATCTTATATTCGCTTATATTATacaaccaaacaaataaaatcaaatgcaGATGGAATGGATGTAAACATTCGAAAATTTGTTCACAACTTCCAACAAAATTTCCTTGTGTTGGCAACAGCGTCAAATCGACATACAAAATGTTACAAATGAATAGATATTTCTCGTTGTACATAGAAAACTTCGTAAGTAATATCATAGATATTTGTAAGTTGTACATAGAAAACTTCGTAAGTAATATCTAGATATTTGTAAGTTGTACATAGAAAACTTCGTAAGTAATATCATAGAAAACCCAGGTTGTCTTAATACTAAACAGTAAAATAAATCACAACACAAAACAATGAGTGCGAACTATAATTTGGGCAAAAACAATGGATTTCATTTGGTGTAACAAAGGTGTATTATTTACCCCCTTTTGAATCTGTCACCCCAGCTCTATCACCTCCAACCACTTGTAATAGGTCTAGGGAGGCTATACAGAATATGACATTTACAGTATTCCTCTGGACAATGACCAGCTGTGCATGTGTTATGACACCAGGTGGCGCCGTCCTCCTCGGCAGCAAATTTTGATTGGACTGGCTCACACACGAGAACCTGCGTGGGAACTTGGCAATCACAGGTACACAAATTCTCAGGACAATTGCCCAGTTTGCAATTCGCTGTGCACCATTCATCCATTTCTATTTTGGTACTTTCCAAAACGGGAGTGATCGATGTTTCCGGGTATTTATAACAGTATTTCGTACAATGTTTATTATTCTGATGTCCATTTGTAGTAGGGTATTCATTAGGAGAGTGGCCTGTGAAAACAGATCACATCAACATgcttaaaatgaaattcaattgtttatgGATGTATTGCATGATAATTGAgatatatgaatatacattttCACGAATCAAATATGCCATGATTTGGTTTAATTCAAAgttatttgagagagagagagagagagagagagagagagagagagagagagagagagagagagagagagagagagaatcagcTTTTTATAGGATTGTATGTGACATATGGAATTATGAGAGCACGCTTTCTGTCAAGCAGAGGAACAGGTGCTTGGACTTACTGTGATTGCAGGTTACACCTTTCATCAGTGGCTGGATGGTCGCTTCTAGGTAGTGATGAACAAACTCTTTTGCCGCATCTCCACATGACATTTGAGTTTTCCCTTCTATACAGGTAAACGCCTCCTCTGCCGCGCTGTAGGTACATTATATTATAACATTGATTATCATTGGTCAGGTATAAAATTGATTATCATTGGTCAGGTATAAATTTGGTTATCATTGGTCAGGTGTAAAATTGATTATCATTGGTCAGGTATACAGGTTTTAAATAATGGATGCATACAAAAACAATCTTTAGCATTTTTTCCTCATTGTTATTTTACACCgtttgtcatatttcatatacacTTGTATGAAGAAAAGAGTATCAAATATAATGTGCTAAGAGCATTTACCTGCATTTTTGATGCGAAATGTCATAACCATTAGCCTGGGCCTCGCTAACGTTTTGGACTAGTTCCATGATGTCATTCATACATGACAgagtattgttttgaaatgatcTGGACATCAGACAGTGGAAATGATTAatgaaatctgaaaaaaaaattaaaagattgatgtcataaaactgaaaagcgttttatttcattattgtcCTTTGTGTGTCAGGACCTCGGTACGTGTGCACTATATTACAAAAACCTGAATGAATgtcaaagaacaaggtacggttgtatacataaaaaggcccaaaaaaattctctctataaaatgtgtctggaattaaccttaatcagcgttttaagaaagtaaaataaatgccaggtatactatgtcaacaaaatcagaattatAGTtttaaatggatagcattatgacatcatgaataaggcatttcccgcctttttctcaaaataagcctgaaaactgtcaaatgtcatacaaattattgctcaggaaaagatgtgcacatttgtcgagcaaaatgaaaatgatatatattgtgtattattttgagatgaaaaacatgcttcaatatgaatttgctcgacgcatgcgctgtatgtttcctaaaaggaaaaccacctgaatttgtggatatttccattgaaaatggcatttttgcaattttatgccaacttcaagctctcgtcatatgacacaaatcattttgctgatcaaactgagtgaattttgggtttgctaaactattccttaattgaatgccaggatttgagctccaagtgaaatcatcaatattttgggccagatgactgtagaaactgtacctacttctttcgATATTTTGACCCTCCCTCCTCACACCCACACAAAATGGAGTGAATGTCAATTTGAAAGCATTAATGTTTTACCTTTCCAAAAACTAGATAATCGTCAGTGCAACAATATTTAAAGCATATCACCAACAAATAATAATAtgattaaattatataaatcgtaaaataaaaaaataataaaacctGGGGGGAAAATGCCCAAGCATCGATATTTGGACCATGCGTCTTTCCCCAAAAGATTTGCAGATAAAGTTCCGTTATCCTGTCTTGTTTACGTTTCATAGAACATAGAATGTACACAGTGTACTATACCTTGTTTTCCCTTTGTGCACAGAAATTTTCCTGCAGATATAATGGTGTCTAAAGACAAGGTGTCCACGGACTGACATTTGTCTTTGAACGCTTGCATGCAACGGTCAAGTTTCTCCTGGGCGctgttttaataaaaaaaaaatgttcgaaTCAATACACTTGGAATATGAAATTATTCTGTATTTCATATGATGAAAATGATCTCTAATTCTTTTGGTAAatagttatgtacatgtaaaatgaggAATTTGTCTACAATTTACTACTCCCGTTTCTATTATGCGCATATTCCAATGACGTAAAGAAAAGCTTTGAATAAAGAAATCTGAACTCATTCTCTAATCAACGTACTTTGTTGACTATAATCAAGTCAACTTAGTGTCATGTACTTGCCTGCAGTATTCATCTGCGGCATATTGAGCATTCAGGGTCTTTAACAGTTCTGATGACGCAAATTTCTTAGAAATTTCTGGTACAGAGGACTCGGTCCAGCATTTCAGGACACCTTCAATATCACAGGCTTCTATAGGGCTCCCTAAAAGTAAGAAACGTATCAATTAATTTGGAAGGATTACGACTCTAAATAGCCAACCCTTTTCATTGTGAAAATATTACGTGTACTCATTCTAGATGTAAATACGGACGGATGTCTTTGTTTCAAGGAATGAGGCACAGCGTGTTTGCATAGACTAATTTACAAGATTTGAAACTTCACTAAATCAATGATAACTTACCTGATAAAATAACAGATGCTATCAGCA
Above is a genomic segment from Ostrea edulis chromosome 3, xbOstEdul1.1, whole genome shotgun sequence containing:
- the LOC125677442 gene encoding uncharacterized protein LOC125677442 translates to MGISFIVYIRRTEHRFIVKLASMKFLLLIASVILSGSPIEACDIEGVLKCWTESSVPEISKKFASSELLKTLNAQYAADEYCSAQEKLDRCMQAFKDKCQSVDTLSLDTIISAGKFLCTKGKQDFINHFHCLMSRSFQNNTLSCMNDIMELVQNVSEAQANGYDISHQKCSAAEEAFTCIEGKTQMSCGDAAKEFVHHYLEATIQPLMKGVTCNHSHSPNEYPTTNGHQNNKHCTKYCYKYPETSITPVLESTKIEMDEWCTANCKLGNCPENLCTCDCQVPTQVLVCEPVQSKFAAEEDGATWCHNTCTAGHCPEEYCKCHILYSLPRPITSGWR
- the LOC125677260 gene encoding mucin-2-like isoform X1, encoding MEVCFQIFKLFYLHVGILGVRGLQCDLAGSLQCVATYSSVSKFKFSSNTEDFQGNITDLVSDTCLKLEDLYECVGDKLLGCAPQYRLIYETTLSSGRFMCRSGKQGFIDNFRCLVSHNLQNHSISCGGKIITVIRDIFSNPATILPDLASRADELCIRANDTLKCVVKSTSTGCGTSAVTFIQQYMESFISPLKSFFSCVDEMEEPYSYKTTTENAPYVADSKYLNGHHDSAASADTKTNNPPLVESDPTSGRGISKPEPMENFRKAGKTSGKVDQESTHHLQNTAKLRKVRHREVVSRVQSESDFPVNLDSKLDKRTNGKSSSMPGVIQSHLDIFPTPAKTPEPQQHQENLSITESALPETVEPERTFPNQPHDPMTEVNVEPKPEQPEQPNPVPEPHEEPTGTPELALPEPTQQKPTSDTIVQHSSRIVSTPHPRPKETVTPEPDEPLPEAEEYSPTTRQNTRTTPDPRTTQSANQRSSNFPPKEHSTAIPHTTLIKTTPLPSTRSVDNKHTHRWNNRQTNVNESGPKVIRVRVPIRLQTQSLSSTTTTIAPVVIAKISRTCKKYCFRFRNSSSFTKRQKQQYDILCDNTCRAGKCPSRVCSRSCGCPRTLMCRYTGPRRRWAGDHWCNNLCRSGSPLCRRTHCDCHYA
- the LOC125677260 gene encoding mucin-2-like isoform X2 codes for the protein MGDIRLLSLVLIGSGILGVRGLQCDLAGSLQCVATYSSVSKFKFSSNTEDFQGNITDLVSDTCLKLEDLYECVGDKLLGCAPQYRLIYETTLSSGRFMCRSGKQGFIDNFRCLVSHNLQNHSISCGGKIITVIRDIFSNPATILPDLASRADELCIRANDTLKCVVKSTSTGCGTSAVTFIQQYMESFISPLKSFFSCVDEMEEPYSYKTTTENAPYVADSKYLNGHHDSAASADTKTNNPPLVESDPTSGRGISKPEPMENFRKAGKTSGKVDQESTHHLQNTAKLRKVRHREVVSRVQSESDFPVNLDSKLDKRTNGKSSSMPGVIQSHLDIFPTPAKTPEPQQHQENLSITESALPETVEPERTFPNQPHDPMTEVNVEPKPEQPEQPNPVPEPHEEPTGTPELALPEPTQQKPTSDTIVQHSSRIVSTPHPRPKETVTPEPDEPLPEAEEYSPTTRQNTRTTPDPRTTQSANQRSSNFPPKEHSTAIPHTTLIKTTPLPSTRSVDNKHTHRWNNRQTNVNESGPKVIRVRVPIRLQTQSLSSTTTTIAPVVIAKISRTCKKYCFRFRNSSSFTKRQKQQYDILCDNTCRAGKCPSRVCSRSCGCPRTLMCRYTGPRRRWAGDHWCNNLCRSGSPLCRRTHCDCHYA